One Novipirellula caenicola genomic window carries:
- a CDS encoding tetratricopeptide repeat protein, producing MSDVHKKYNEVEKLIDDEKFEEAIAGLTEIINEDDTFVLAHLAQARVYTKTGQHDLAIQHAEKACELEPEDPFNFTALSVTYQRAWAGTQEQQYITKAEDAMARARMLQG from the coding sequence ATGTCGGACGTCCATAAAAAGTACAACGAAGTCGAAAAACTGATCGATGATGAAAAGTTCGAAGAAGCCATCGCTGGTTTGACCGAAATCATCAACGAAGACGATACCTTCGTGCTCGCTCATCTCGCCCAGGCCCGCGTTTACACCAAAACAGGCCAGCATGATTTGGCGATCCAGCATGCCGAAAAAGCATGCGAATTGGAGCCCGAAGATCCGTTCAACTTCACCGCGCTGAGCGTCACCTACCAACGCGCATGGGCAGGCACTCAAGAGCAGCAGTACATCACCAAAGCCGAAGATGCGATGGCCCGAGCACGCATGTTGCAAGGCTAG
- a CDS encoding TolC family protein yields MITLDLMGLVGLMGLTGCAGNQYLTQNPTPTRLDHAVATSAPVAPISKTVDAGLAESVPAVSEEVRPVNHQKVSVKPSGGEDPSRHGTLTIDGRQYELKLVESKPNEIATADLSLTAFEDGPVVNVPVEPAAPMAFPIDEDVQYFEGAIPQGDFAGQPMTSTSHSIDLNLPSALAMVGGQHPVVGFAQWRVQEAYAQLARAEVLWLPSIQAGFGFHRHDGNYQASDGTIVDINRNSFQYGLGTGATGAGTTPRPGLVAQFHLADAIFLPEIAERTVSARHHAAAAAMNEQLRSTAVAYTELVNAYQDASILESSRQRTAELFKITNDFAKAGEGLQADADRINTELAMVDNRMIAARERIAVASARLAQTLSLDGATPIQPLDVTAVPIDLVSLEMDKASLISTGLNSRPELKESKSLVAAACEAYRREKYAPFVPSVLLGFSTGGFGGGLGNNLDNVDGRYDLDAVMTWEVRNLGFGERAARRESSARVQQARFEKLRVMDQVAREISEAYSQIQFRREQIVVTERAIGSAEDSYNRNLERIRDGQGLPLEVLQSVQALETARRAYLQAIIDHNQAQFQLQWALGWPVTAPAPTAMGM; encoded by the coding sequence ATGATCACTCTTGACCTGATGGGCCTAGTGGGCCTGATGGGGCTGACGGGCTGTGCAGGCAACCAATACTTGACGCAAAATCCAACGCCCACTCGACTCGATCATGCCGTCGCCACGAGCGCGCCGGTCGCACCGATCAGCAAAACGGTCGATGCAGGATTGGCTGAATCCGTCCCCGCCGTTTCAGAGGAGGTGCGTCCCGTCAATCACCAAAAAGTCTCGGTGAAGCCATCGGGGGGTGAAGATCCGTCACGCCACGGAACCTTGACGATCGACGGACGTCAATACGAGCTAAAGCTCGTCGAGTCGAAGCCGAACGAGATCGCAACCGCAGATCTGTCGTTGACCGCCTTCGAAGACGGTCCGGTCGTGAACGTGCCCGTCGAACCCGCTGCACCAATGGCGTTTCCCATCGACGAGGATGTCCAATATTTCGAAGGCGCGATCCCGCAAGGCGACTTTGCCGGCCAACCCATGACCTCAACCTCTCATTCGATCGACTTGAATTTGCCATCGGCGTTGGCCATGGTCGGCGGCCAGCATCCAGTGGTCGGATTCGCCCAGTGGCGGGTCCAAGAAGCCTATGCCCAACTCGCTCGCGCCGAAGTGCTGTGGTTGCCATCGATCCAGGCCGGCTTTGGTTTTCACCGTCATGATGGCAATTATCAGGCCAGCGACGGGACAATCGTTGACATCAATCGTAACTCGTTCCAATACGGACTGGGCACCGGCGCCACCGGGGCTGGCACGACGCCGCGTCCCGGATTGGTCGCCCAATTCCATCTAGCCGACGCAATCTTTCTGCCCGAGATCGCTGAACGTACCGTCTCGGCACGCCACCACGCGGCCGCTGCGGCAATGAACGAACAATTGCGATCGACCGCCGTCGCCTACACCGAATTGGTCAACGCCTACCAAGATGCCAGCATCCTGGAATCGTCGCGTCAACGGACCGCAGAGCTGTTCAAAATCACCAACGACTTTGCCAAGGCGGGGGAAGGACTGCAAGCCGATGCGGACCGGATCAACACCGAGTTGGCGATGGTCGACAACCGCATGATCGCAGCCCGTGAACGAATCGCGGTGGCGTCGGCGCGGTTGGCGCAAACACTCAGTCTGGATGGAGCCACTCCGATCCAACCGTTGGATGTGACGGCGGTGCCAATCGATTTGGTGTCTCTGGAAATGGACAAGGCGTCGCTGATCAGCACAGGACTCAATTCGCGTCCCGAACTGAAGGAATCCAAATCGCTTGTGGCCGCCGCCTGCGAAGCGTATCGCCGTGAAAAGTACGCTCCGTTTGTCCCCAGCGTGTTGCTAGGTTTCAGCACCGGCGGCTTCGGCGGCGGGCTTGGCAACAACCTTGACAACGTGGACGGCCGCTACGATTTGGACGCCGTTATGACGTGGGAAGTCCGTAACCTCGGGTTCGGCGAGCGAGCGGCTCGTCGCGAGTCGTCCGCACGCGTTCAACAAGCAAGGTTCGAAAAATTGAGGGTGATGGATCAAGTCGCTCGCGAGATTTCGGAAGCGTATTCGCAGATTCAGTTCCGTCGTGAACAGATCGTGGTAACTGAGCGAGCGATTGGATCGGCCGAAGATTCCTACAATCGAAACTTGGAACGGATCCGAGATGGTCAAGGGTTACCGCTAGAAGTATTGCAGTCGGTTCAAGCACTTGAAACCGCTCGCCGAGCATACTTGCAAGCGATCATCGACCACAACCAAGCCCAATTTCAATTGCAATGGGCACTCGGTTGGCCGGTGACCGCGCCGGCCCCCACGGCAATGGGAATGTAA
- a CDS encoding SGNH/GDSL hydrolase family protein — protein MNTKLGRRDLIRASLAAAGAGAMLTASQQTVMAAESTPSVPENTTILFQGDSITDAGRDRKKQSTNNARGLGNGYPVLIAGELLSAHPESKLTIHNRGISGHKVPDLAARWQKDCLDLKPDVLSILIGVNDIWHKLNGRYDGTVADYETGYEALLQQTQAALPKTRIIICEPFVLRCGAINDKWFPEFDERRAVAKKLADNMKLDFVPFQTMFDEAVDLAPPQYWAADGVHPTLAGHALMAKKWLKVFYQA, from the coding sequence ATGAATACAAAACTAGGTCGTCGTGATTTGATCCGTGCTTCGTTGGCTGCCGCCGGTGCCGGGGCGATGTTGACCGCGTCGCAGCAGACAGTGATGGCGGCAGAATCGACCCCCTCGGTGCCTGAGAACACCACGATCTTGTTCCAAGGCGACTCGATCACCGACGCCGGACGCGATCGCAAAAAACAATCCACCAACAACGCGCGTGGCCTCGGCAACGGGTACCCGGTGTTGATCGCGGGCGAGCTTTTGAGTGCTCATCCCGAATCCAAATTGACCATTCACAATCGAGGAATCAGCGGTCACAAGGTTCCTGATTTGGCGGCCCGTTGGCAAAAGGACTGCTTGGATTTGAAGCCCGATGTGCTCAGTATCCTGATCGGCGTGAATGACATTTGGCACAAGTTGAACGGACGGTACGACGGCACGGTCGCGGATTACGAAACCGGATACGAGGCGCTGCTGCAGCAGACGCAGGCGGCACTGCCAAAGACTCGCATCATCATCTGTGAACCATTCGTATTGCGATGCGGTGCGATCAACGACAAATGGTTCCCCGAGTTCGACGAGCGTCGTGCGGTCGCGAAAAAGTTGGCCGACAATATGAAGCTCGATTTTGTGCCGTTTCAGACGATGTTTGACGAAGCGGTCGACCTGGCTCCGCCCCAGTACTGGGCCGCCGATGGCGTCCATCCGACGCTTGCTGGCCATGCGTTGATGGCGAAAAAGTGGCTTAAAGTGTTCTATCAAGCCTAA